The DNA segment TTTTTTATAACGAGGTGGGGGATTAGTACGCCGCTTGATAAATAGCCAGAGCATCATCTCTGGAAACGTCTCTGGGGTTATTCACTAATAGCCGCTGTTGCAACATGGCATCATCTGCCAGCATAGGCAAATCAGCCTCGGCAATATCCATCGCCTGTAAACAATTGGGCAGCGCGACTTTATCAATAAGCTGTTCCATATAGTCGATAAACCCGTCGCAGCCCGATGCCTGATTGGCTCCCGCCATACAAGGTAATAGCTCAGCATAAAGCTCACTGGCCTGAGGTGCATTAAAGCGCAGCACATGGGGCAATACCAATGAGTTAGATAGGCCATGGGGGATATGGTAATGGCCGCCGAGGGGGTAGGCCAAAGCATGCACAGCGGCTACCGGTGAATTGGCAAAGGACTGCCCCGCCATCATCGCACCCAATAACATATTGGCACGGGCTTCAAGATTAGAGCCATTGTGTACCGCTTCCAGAATATTGGCAGACATCAGGCTCAGTGCCTGTTTGGCTAACATATCGGAATAAATATTCTTCTTATGCTTGCTGGTAAACGCTTCAATAGCATGCACCATAGCATCAATACCGGTTGCCGCTGTCACATGAGCAGGCAGGCCAATGGTCAGTTGTGCATCTAACAGCGCAATATCGGGCAGTAGCTGCTTAGAGATAACCCCGGTTTTAGTGGTGGCTCCCGTTGTGATAATAGAGGTGGGGGTTACTTCGGAGCCAGTGCCCGCCGTTGTTGGTACTTGAATCAGCGGCAGGCGTTTGCCCTGCACATTGCCAATACCATACATCTCACTAATGGGCTGTTCTGAAATTGCCATTACAGCGATCAGCTTGGCCACATCCATGGAGCTTCCGCCCCCCAGGCCAATCACACCATCAATTTTTTCTGCCCTGGCCACCTCAACCGATGCGAGTACCAGCGCCTCTGGCGGGTCGGCCTGTACATCACTATAAGTAAAAGTACTTATACCGGAATTTTTTATGGCAGTAATAATAGGGTCAGCCATCCCGGTTTGCATAATACCCGGGTCGGTCACCAACATAACCCGTTGCATATTGAACTCTCGGCAGTATTCACCGAGTTTATTGGCAGCACCAATCTCGCAGATAACTTTATTGGCGGTGATAAACTCGAATGTATTCATGGCTAAACCTTTTTATTGTTGTCAGGTTGACGGGTAAACCTAGTAATAAGCCATAGTATCACCACCAGGAGGCTTTACTGAATAGAACTCTGGCTGGCTGTCACCCAGGTGACAGCTGTGATTAAACCTCACTGAAACGAGGTATTAAGTCGGCTAATGCACTAGTATTGAACTATTATAAACTTAGCTTACTAAGCGTCTATTTATTTGAAGAAAATGATTCTCTGGTATGCATTCAAGGAATTAGCAAACAGCGTGGCCATGCTGGTGACCTGCGCTGCATCCCCTCGTCGATATATTCTCCCATCCCGCATGGCCTTATTGCTTGCCCTTGTCACTATAACGGCAAGTACCTCCAGTCTCGCTGAGCAACATACCAATATCGCAGAGCTAAGAGCTGCCTATTACTTCAATGCGCTTAAATTTACCCGCTGGCCGGTTGAACAATTAGACAGCCAAAGCCCACTCAATATCGTGCTGGTAGGTAGCGATTCAGTAAGCGATATACTGGCACAAAAGTTACCGGACTATTTAATCCACGGCCATAAACTCTCGGTTAGCTCCTTAACCGCCGAACAGGCCAATGGGCAGAGCAACAAAGACTTGCTGGATAAAGCCCATGCTATTTATTTTGCCGAGAATACCGAGGACAAATACCCCTATATTCTTGGAAATTTAAAGCGACCAGTTTTAACCGGCAGCAGTATCGAGTCCTTTGCCAATCATGGCGGTATGGTGGAAATTGCTTACCGGAAGCAATCTCAAAAACTGGTCTTTCATATCAATACGGACAACCTTAAACAGTCCAATATTTCTATCAGCTCCAAACTGATGAAAATCTCCAATATTGTTACCGACCATCAATAGACCGTTTATAGCTCCCGCACATCAACAAAACGCCCGGCAATGGCCGCCGCGGCAGCCATTGCCGGGCTGACCAAATGGGTGCGGCCTTTATAACCCTGACGCCCCTCAAAGTTGCGGTTAGACGTCGAGGCACAACGTTGCTCTGGGCCTAATTGATCCGGGTTCATGGCATTGCACATCGAGCAACCCGCTTCGCGCCATTCAAAGCCCGCATCGAGAAAGATTTTATCCAAGCCCATGGCTTCTGCCTGCTCCTTCACTAAGCCTGAGCCCGGTACAATCATCGCCCGCTGTACGGATGAAGCGACGGATTGCCCCGCCACCACCTCAGCAACCGCTTGCAGGTCTTCAATTCTGGAATTGGTACAAGAGCCGATAAATACCTGATCTATGGTTAAATCGGTAATTTTGTTACCACTGGTCACGCCCATATAGTCAAAGGCCGTACGCCAGTCTTCACGCTGCACAGCATCTTTGGCCTCTTCCAGGCTGGGTACGATACCGCCAACCGGCACTACCTGATCCGGCTTGGTACCCCATGTGATATGGGGCTGGATATCGGCGGCATTTAGCTGCAATACCTTGTCGAAGTGGGCACCTTGATCGGAGTGCAGTGTTTGCCAAAGTTGCAGGGCCTGGTCCCAGTCATCGCCTTGAGGGGCCGCTGCCCGGCCTTTTACGTAAGCCTCGGTGACCTTATCAAAGGCGACCATACCGCTTCGAGCTCCCGCCTCAATGGTCATATTGCAGAGCGTAAACCGCGCCTCCATCGACAGGGCTGCCACGGCTTCACCCGCATACTCAATGGCATAGCCGGTACCACCGGCGGTGCCTAGCTGGCCAATAATATACAGCGCCATATCTTTAGCGGTGGCACCTGCTGGCAACTCGCCATCTACCCGCACTTGCAAGTTCTTTTGTTTGTTGGTCATCAGGCATTGGGTGGCCATCACATGCTCGACCTCTGAACTACCGATACCTTGAGCTAAAGTCGCTAAAGCTCCGTGTGTTGAAGTATGTGAGTCCCCACAAACTATAGTCATCCCCGGCAGGCAAAGACCACTCTCAGGACCAACAACATGCACAATACCCTGCTCTTTGTCGGTGATTTTATATTGCTTAACCCCCACTCATCGCAGTTATTATCCAGAGTGATTACCTGGATTTTGGCCATATCATCTTCAATACCCTCAGCCCCCAAATGATGATTTTCAGTAGGTACCTGATGGTCTGCGGTGGCAAACATGGTGTCTTTGCGCCATAACCCACGGCCCTCATTACGGAGCCCTTCAAAGGCCTGTGCCGAGGTCACTTCATGGATAAGGTGGCGGTCGATATAGAGTAGTGCGGTACCGTCTTCACCAGTTTTTACGCAGTGAAGATCCCAGAGTTTGTCATAGAGCGTTTTTGCAGACATAGCGTAGTTGACCACCAGTATTGACCGAAAGATATATCATTATGACATTTATTGATCAGAACTGAAATCCTGCTTAAGCGCTTTCTCTACATCCCCGGGTGAGATGGCAACAAAGCGGCCAAAATTAAAATGCTCGATAAAGCGAGTCACCCGCTCATCAACAGGGTTGGATAACAGTGCCTGCTCAAGCGTTTTTAGCTGGGCATCTGAGACACAGGAACCCGCATAGAGAAACAGGCCGTTGGTTCTACCCATCTCGGCCACCTGAACCAGCTTTTCCCTAAATGTGGGTTGCAGCCAGTCCATCGACTCTCCGATAACAAAGGCAGCGTCAAAGCGGTCCTGGAACAGCCCCATATAGACATCACTAGGCGACACGACCGAACTTAGCTCAACCGCTTCCAGCAGCCCTGCCTGACTTAGCCGTTGTTGTGCAATCATGGCCTCAGTAGAGTCCCTCACGGTACCTACTTTTTTATCGCGCAGTTGCTCCATAGAGCGGATTGTCGAGCTTTTCTCAGTGATCAGTAAAACTCTGGCTCCCGGCGTTCTTATCACCGGCCTTAATTCTGGTTTAGCGTGCACCACATTGAGCATGGATTGGGGGACAAGTACCAAATCAGCGGAATTCTGGCTAAAGCCATGTACCGATGCGGACCAGCCATCAGTAAAAAATAACTGCGGTTTTTTCCCTAATGACTCGGCCATAGTGGCAAGAAAAGGCTTAATCACGGATAAATAATCTTCGCTGCGCTTAACGGTGGATACCGTCAACCGCAGGGTATCAGTACACTGCGTTTGGGCTTGGGCCAATGCTAAGTGGGGAACAAACAAAACCAGGGCCAAAACCCATAACAACGGCTGTTTTAATCTGCTCTTGTACATCGAAAACTTAACTCTCAATTAAAATTTAGGCCACTCGCTATGAGTGCTGCACAGCGCCACTGTAGCACTGGCAAAAGCAACAGTTAAGACCAGCATCGGCCAATATGCCAATAGCAGGTATAAAAAAACCACTTCAATATCACTATTGAAGTGGTTTGTTAAGCCGCTAAAAACTTATCTGAAAACAGGCGCCTCTGGAGGCTCAAAACCGGTTTCTTCTTTACAGCGTGCTTTGATTTCTTCGATAGTGCCACCGTAGTTAAACAGTGGAATATCATCGCCACGCTCGGCAATCAGCTTATCACGCAAGGCTGTAGTCGCAGCCTCATCCACGGCACCATCAGTAACAACAACGCCATAACGCTCTGCACCTTTGGCAGTAACCAGACCGCGGTTAACATCATCCATAACCAACTGTGGATCACGGGCATAACGATCACCCCAGCCACCGCCGCCCCAGGTATTGAAGTAAAGCAGGTCGCCCGCTTTAACGTGAATACCTTCGCACTTGGAAGGAATAAACTCTTCGCTGCCATCGACACGAACCAGCTTCTTGGTTGAACGCATACCGGTCTCGCCACCTAATACACCCCATGGGTACATTAACCAACGCTCATCGTGAATACCGATTTCACCGTCACATAAGAAACGGTAAGCAACACTTAAGCCGTTACCACCACGGTGCAAACCAGCCCCTCCTGAATCAGGGATGGTTTCGTAGTTTTCAATCCGCAGCGGGAAGTACGACTCAATAAATTCGTTAGGTACGTTAGTAAAACCGGGCCATAGTGAGTGACCGTCAGGGCCATCACCGATAGGACGACCGGGGATACCACCAAAACCAATCTGGAATAACTGGAACCATTCGCCGTTGTCGTCATAACCTGAATAGAACAGGTGTGGCGAATCAGAGAAGCCCGCAGCGTTAAGCATTTGCTCTGGAGCACCCATACCCAATAACGCGCCAAGGATATCAAAGATACGGCCCAGTGCGTGAGTACGGCCGGAAAGAGCCGCTGGAAATTTAGGCTTAAGCAAAGTGCCTTCTGGAATACGAACATCTACCAGGTCGTAGAAACCATCGTTAAATACGATATGGGGATCAACAACGTTAATAGTGAATGAACCGAAGAACATTTTGAACATATCTTCGTTCAGGTAAAAGTTAACCGAGGTCTGTGCCTGTGGGTCAGTGCCTTCAAAATCGAAGATCGCTTTTTCACCTTCACGCCACATAGTACATTTGATTTTGTAGGGACCCATGCCCTTACCATCATCACACAGATAATCTTCAAAAGAGCGAGGCTCTTCCGGGATAAAGTTCTGGATAATATGACCCATGGCTGATTTGTTACGATCCAGCATAACGCCCATGGCAGTGTGCAGGATATCGTCATCAAAACGTTCAGTCAGTTCCAGAACACGCTTGGCTGCGGTGTTACAAGCAGCAACCAACGCGTTTAAATCGAAACGGTTCCACTGTGGGGTACGTACATTGTGCAGAATTAATTCCAGCACGTCGGATTGCAACTCACCTTTTTTATACAGCTTGGTCGGTGGAATACGAATACCTTCCTGATAGATATTGGTCGCTTCGATGGGGATAGAACCCGGCACCATACCACCGTTATCTGACATATGACCAAACATCGCAGACCATGCGATATGGCGACCATCTTTAAATACAGGTACCAGCACTAACCAATCTGGTAAGTGAGATACAGCGGCGTTACACATATAAGGGTCGTTAGTTAACAGGACATCGCCCTCTTCCAACTCACCGTCATACACTTCCATAAACGGACCAATAAAAGAACCAAACTGGCCAACGACCATTTTGCCTTCTTTATTCGCGATCATTGGAAAACAGTCACCCTGTTCACGAATACCCGGAGACATAGCCGTTCTAAATAGAACCGCGTCCATTTCTTCACGGGCATTTTTTAAGGCGTTTTCGATAATATCAATCGTTACGCCATCGACCTCAACTTTCTGAAGAGGCGAGCTGTTGGTTTCAATAATTGTTGCAGGCATTGTTATTCTCCTCTTCTTATGCGGCTGGGTTAATTAACAGGTTGCCAATCTTATCGACCTTGGCTTCATAACCTGGTAATACCACAGTGGTTGAGTCCATTTCAGTAATAATGGCAGGACCGGGAACCGTTAATGCATCGTGCAATTTATTACGATCGTAAAGCGCACCGTTATGCTCCTGACCTTCGTAGTAGAAGCTGGTGTTCTGGATTTTACATTCTTCCAAAGAGGTACCGGCTTCACCCAAGGTGTATTCAGCAATGGCATTGGCCTTGGCTTTTACCACGGCACGGATCATTAGAATCTCGTGGCCATCATCCAGCTTAAAGGTAAACAACTGTTCGTGTTCACGGTCAAAGCTGTCTTTTAGCAAATCCATACCTTTGGCGCGAACATCTTCTTCAGTAAACTCAACGGTGATTTGGAATGCCTGACCGGCATAACGTAAATCAGCCTGGAAAGTCACTTCGTGATCACTGGTAGGAATACCATCAGCTACCAAAGACTCTCCAGCACGTTCTTGTAGCTCAAGTAAATCAGCGATTAATGTATCGCTGCTTACATCTTCCGCCATACGAATATAAGTACGGGTAGCTTCATCCTGTACCTGAGTGGTTGCATCACCGTAAGCACACAATACACCAGGGCCGGGAGGAATAATTACCGGCCAGGACTGCGCCAGCACACCCATCGCATTGGCATGTAGTGGGCCAGCACCACCAAAACAAACCAGCGCGAAGTCGCGTGGATCGTAACCTTGCTCAACCGATACCAGACGCAAAGCACCGAACATCGCTTCGTTGGCCACTTTGATAATACCTTCAGCGGCTTCCATTAAGCTGATACCTGCGGCATCGGCAATTAATTGAACGGCTTTAATAGAGGCATCGCGATTAATTTCCATCGCGCCGCCTAACTGTGCATCAGAGGGCAAGTAACCTAATACAACGTTGGCGTCACAAACAGTCGCCTGCTCACCACCTTTCATATAACAAGCAGGGCCAGGTACTGCACCGGCAGACTCAGGGCCAACACGTAAAGCTTTGGTTAGCTCAGGCACAAAGGCCAGAGAACCACCACCAGCACCTACCGTACGAACATCCACTGAAGGAGCACGCACACGCACATCGCCAACAATGGTTTCACGACGAACGCGGGCTTTTGAATTTTGAATTAACGCTACATCGGTAGACGTACCACCCATATCAAACGTTAGGATGTCGTCGTAGCCTGCGCGACTACAGAAGTAGACTGCACCAGTAACACCACCCGCAGGGCCTGACATAAGCAGGTTAACCGGTGACTCTGCAGAAGCGCGGCCAGAAGCCAAGCCACCGTCAGAGCGAAGAATGGATAACAAGGTATCCTCAGACATTTTTTCTTTTAAAGCGCCTTGCAGATTATCTACATATTTGGCTACTTCAGGACGAACATAAGAGTTAACAACCGTTGTTTCAGTCCGCTCGTATTCCTGCATTTCAGGAACCACTTCGCTGGAAATGGAGATATGCACATCGCTAAAGATTTCTTGCGCGATGGCTTTGGCTTTAACTTCGTTTTCGCCATTAA comes from the Oceanicoccus sagamiensis genome and includes:
- a CDS encoding hydantoinase/oxoprolinase family protein; this encodes MSYRLGVDVGGTFTDLLLINEETGETNTAKVPSTPEDSSIGVLNGIARICDESGVDPKKINRVMHGTTVATNAVLQGKGSVVGLVTTAGYEHTLQVARSFCPGGLGGWVTFNKKPLLAPLELTIGAQERMDADGKVVRDLDEAKLRDDLTALKAKGGIEALTICFINAHINGENEVKAKAIAQEIFSDVHISISSEVVPEMQEYERTETTVVNSYVRPEVAKYVDNLQGALKEKMSEDTLLSILRSDGGLASGRASAESPVNLLMSGPAGGVTGAVYFCSRAGYDDILTFDMGGTSTDVALIQNSKARVRRETIVGDVRVRAPSVDVRTVGAGGGSLAFVPELTKALRVGPESAGAVPGPACYMKGGEQATVCDANVVLGYLPSDAQLGGAMEINRDASIKAVQLIADAAGISLMEAAEGIIKVANEAMFGALRLVSVEQGYDPRDFALVCFGGAGPLHANAMGVLAQSWPVIIPPGPGVLCAYGDATTQVQDEATRTYIRMAEDVSSDTLIADLLELQERAGESLVADGIPTSDHEVTFQADLRYAGQAFQITVEFTEEDVRAKGMDLLKDSFDREHEQLFTFKLDDGHEILMIRAVVKAKANAIAEYTLGEAGTSLEECKIQNTSFYYEGQEHNGALYDRNKLHDALTVPGPAIITEMDSTTVVLPGYEAKVDKIGNLLINPAA
- a CDS encoding hydantoinase B/oxoprolinase family protein is translated as MPATIIETNSSPLQKVEVDGVTIDIIENALKNAREEMDAVLFRTAMSPGIREQGDCFPMIANKEGKMVVGQFGSFIGPFMEVYDGELEEGDVLLTNDPYMCNAAVSHLPDWLVLVPVFKDGRHIAWSAMFGHMSDNGGMVPGSIPIEATNIYQEGIRIPPTKLYKKGELQSDVLELILHNVRTPQWNRFDLNALVAACNTAAKRVLELTERFDDDILHTAMGVMLDRNKSAMGHIIQNFIPEEPRSFEDYLCDDGKGMGPYKIKCTMWREGEKAIFDFEGTDPQAQTSVNFYLNEDMFKMFFGSFTINVVDPHIVFNDGFYDLVDVRIPEGTLLKPKFPAALSGRTHALGRIFDILGALLGMGAPEQMLNAAGFSDSPHLFYSGYDDNGEWFQLFQIGFGGIPGRPIGDGPDGHSLWPGFTNVPNEFIESYFPLRIENYETIPDSGGAGLHRGGNGLSVAYRFLCDGEIGIHDERWLMYPWGVLGGETGMRSTKKLVRVDGSEEFIPSKCEGIHVKAGDLLYFNTWGGGGWGDRYARDPQLVMDDVNRGLVTAKGAERYGVVVTDGAVDEAATTALRDKLIAERGDDIPLFNYGGTIEEIKARCKEETGFEPPEAPVFR
- a CDS encoding iron-containing alcohol dehydrogenase — its product is MNTFEFITANKVICEIGAANKLGEYCREFNMQRVMLVTDPGIMQTGMADPIITAIKNSGISTFTYSDVQADPPEALVLASVEVARAEKIDGVIGLGGGSSMDVAKLIAVMAISEQPISEMYGIGNVQGKRLPLIQVPTTAGTGSEVTPTSIITTGATTKTGVISKQLLPDIALLDAQLTIGLPAHVTAATGIDAMVHAIEAFTSKHKKNIYSDMLAKQALSLMSANILEAVHNGSNLEARANMLLGAMMAGQSFANSPVAAVHALAYPLGGHYHIPHGLSNSLVLPHVLRFNAPQASELYAELLPCMAGANQASGCDGFIDYMEQLIDKVALPNCLQAMDIAEADLPMLADDAMLQQRLLVNNPRDVSRDDALAIYQAAY
- a CDS encoding YfiR family protein, with amino-acid sequence MILWYAFKELANSVAMLVTCAASPRRYILPSRMALLLALVTITASTSSLAEQHTNIAELRAAYYFNALKFTRWPVEQLDSQSPLNIVLVGSDSVSDILAQKLPDYLIHGHKLSVSSLTAEQANGQSNKDLLDKAHAIYFAENTEDKYPYILGNLKRPVLTGSSIESFANHGGMVEIAYRKQSQKLVFHINTDNLKQSNISISSKLMKISNIVTDHQ
- a CDS encoding phosphate/phosphite/phosphonate ABC transporter substrate-binding protein; translation: MYKSRLKQPLLWVLALVLFVPHLALAQAQTQCTDTLRLTVSTVKRSEDYLSVIKPFLATMAESLGKKPQLFFTDGWSASVHGFSQNSADLVLVPQSMLNVVHAKPELRPVIRTPGARVLLITEKSSTIRSMEQLRDKKVGTVRDSTEAMIAQQRLSQAGLLEAVELSSVVSPSDVYMGLFQDRFDAAFVIGESMDWLQPTFREKLVQVAEMGRTNGLFLYAGSCVSDAQLKTLEQALLSNPVDERVTRFIEHFNFGRFVAISPGDVEKALKQDFSSDQ